In Haematobia irritans isolate KBUSLIRL chromosome 1, ASM5000362v1, whole genome shotgun sequence, a genomic segment contains:
- the LOC142234067 gene encoding uncharacterized protein LOC142234067, with the protein MVRRSQRIKEMSQGGNERVYLPLAADGSAAGSSSESEHEKTIVGQDETNASETMASLREEIRVLKSSLQMFMGSSNTPTSVALPQQSNFNQNAVTAPTTLQYSFASMPSHSITTPQTSTSKKISNDHQHMFRQHMNSPQNFTPYFPQPFVQTYYPPPYIPMQQQSNYLPLFTQQSNLPPSMLFEPPMSSCATNAAPATPLPSQKESIVAPSTSTQGSAVPNVSTQSQYMANNFVPALHQAPQSQSNTTVPPTYMQTQSSTFATPQNNTDGIFNQSSQQTGERSIRKLHDLPEFCGQPEQWPMFAVSFKETTRIYKYTNLENLTRLQRALKGEAKAKVEAFLIYPESVDQVMSTLEFHFGRPQIMIRSQLSKVRSFPIISGKKISEIINYSTMVSNLTVFLENAGAMPHLCNPTLLEELVNKLPLSKREEWAKVSLNNFGQYPTIRQFSAWLQDVVTYVSLATETDFNKSDGVTNKYGKVKQSFAITADEGRKNVCVICGQNHIIYYCNKFKNHISQKCSNRQQCTAADCQKYHNRLLHEVGKNSNNVNGNRNNNIQSKEIQAAADGIENVTSPVTTILDDCAKKKTLFKYLPVQLRGPKGSVVIIAFIDDGSRISLLEDRVAKQVGLSGPCTNLSLGWIGGKKSNEMSMRIDLEIGNRNGQYFQMRNVRTTNNLKLPSQSLNFANFNNRFPVLENTKVDDYFDVSPKMLIGLPHIRLVRPQKVLDLDENFSVHQTLLGNVLFGSNEDSADNTVCVIDVSDYNDLQQQVAEYFSMEGFGMKPVVPIISEDDKRAEEILKNTTKKIGQHYETGLLWRKDEYEFKDTYSVALNRLQGIEAKMNKDEKRTNLNKNGKLRLVFDAAANINGESFNSRLMKGPSKYQPKPLLSIFFKFRQGKIGVCGDIREMFHRINIRHPDQTAQRFLWRRGDSTKVPDIYAMSAMIFGSASSPCSAQYIKNLNAEYYCDSYPKAYRAIVDCHYVDDFVASFDTIGEALSVTKDVIRIHREANFELRGFVSNSFEILRSLLSEDDNCNTEFKNFCGTETTCEKILGLFWSTKTDSFYFNLKLSRLPLAVQEGKRIPTKSEVLSVTMSIFDPFGFIANIVIRSKLMIQELWKFNIDWNAPIPIETYRKWYEWFTELQNVKYVEIPRCYDANFMDPATSCDLHVFVDASEVAFAAVCYWRITYSSKIEIQFVSGKVKCAPLKPLSIPRLELQSAVLGVRLKEAIISSHDIKPKNIIFWSDSKTVIRWIQSDCRIYKQFVSHRIAEILEHSIVEEWRWIPGSQNPADDATRPHSFSGKASRWLKGPDFLKTKPENWPTLQDDVKKVDNDPEIRTKFIIATTVSDPLFYYSEDTKYYKLLRVTAWFNRAVDIFKRKMFADFKATLSFMPYLTSKEIKIAETFWCKRAQDEYFQKEYEALAGGFNVSKKSQIYKLSPFLGEDNLIRISGRIENATCVGPSTKQPIILPKDHLITKLIVKQYHEDFLHQNQESICAAIRTKFWIPCLRQLVRRAKKNCQICKNRNAVPKPPLMGQLPEDRVIPFVRAFSYTGVDFIGPYTVSLGRRSEKRWVALFTCLSTRAIHLELAKDLSTNAVILCIRNFINRRGIPVRIRSDRGTNFIGASKEDFAFDFCKVGDELTKRGIEWVFNSPADPSAGGAWERMVRAVKNVLSFTLKEKSPQVETLSSPLIEAENLVNSRPLTHLPIETEDSEPLTPNHFLLGCSNIVQTPAVNENVCLKKQWHILQQMKQTFWKRWVQEYLPDLVRRTKWFQPVPPIKIGDVVVVCDGNVARGEWKRGVVAEVCTAADGQVRSAVVKTSAGMLRRPVYFILFIQFD; encoded by the exons ATGGTACGTCGTAGCCAACGAATTAAAGAGATGTCACAAGGAGGTAATGAGAGAGTTTACTTGCCGCTAGCAGCGGATGGAAGTGCAGCAGGCTCATCATCTGAGAGTGAACATGAAAAAACCATAGTGGGACAGGATGAAACTAATGCGAGTGAGACAATGGCAAGCTTAAGAGAAGAGATTCGAGTATTGAAGTCATCACTGCAAATGTTTATGGGTTCTTCCAATACACCGACAAGTGTTGCTCTGCCGCAACAGTCCAACTTTAATCAAAATGCAGTAACTGCGCCCACTACATTGCAATACAGTTTTGCATCTATGCCTAGTCATAGTATCACAACACCACAGACGTCAACGTCGAAAAAGATAAGTAACGATCATCAGCATATGTTTCGTCAACATATGAATTcgcctcaaaattttactccttacTTTCCACAGCCGtttgtacaaacatattatCCACCACCATATATACCAATGCAACAACAATCCAATTATTTGCCACTTTTTACACAACAAAGTAATTTGCCGCCGTCAATGTTGTTTGAACCGCCAATGTCATCTTGTGCAACGAATGCAGCTCCAGCGACACCACTGCCATCACAGAAAGAATCGATTGTAGCGCCGTCAACATCAACACAAGGGTCAGCAGTGCCAAACGTATCAAcacagtctcaatatatggcgaataattttgtaccggCATTACATCAAGCACCACAATCACAGTCGAACACAACGGTGCCGCCAACGTACATGCAAACACAATCGTCGACATTCGCGACCCCACAAAATAACACAGATGGTATATTTAATCAATCATCACAACAAACCGGTGAACGATCAATTCGAAAACTTCACGATTTGCCCGAGTTTTGTGGGCAACCTGAACAATGGCCCATGTTTGCAGTTTCATTTAAGGAAACAACCCGtatttataaatatacaaaTCTAGAAAATTTAACACGGCTGCAAAGAGCCCTGAAAGGAGAAGCCAAAGCTAAAGTGGAAGCGTTTTTGATTTACCCAGAGAGTGTTGACCAGGTGATGTCAACGTTGGAATTCCATTTCGGCCGTCCACAGATAATGATTCGATCCCAACTGTCAAAGGTACGATCATTTCCTATAATTTCTGGTAAGAAAATATccgaaataataaattatagtaCGATGGTATCGAATCTTACCGTTTTTTTGGAAAACGCAGGGGCAATGCCACATTTGTGTAATCCAACATTACTAGAAGAACTAGTGAATAAATTACCCCTTTCCAAACGTGAGGAATGggcaaaagtttctttaaataattttggaCAATATCCGACTATACGTCAATTCAGTGCTTGGCTTCAGGACGTCGTCACCTACGTTTCACTAGCCACTGAAACAGATTTCAATAAATCCGATGGTGTgacaaacaaatatgggaaggtAAAGCAGTCTTTTGCCATTACAGCGGATGAGGGTCGAAAGAATGTGTGTGTCATTTGTGGACAAAATCACATAATATATTATTGTAACAAGTTTAAAA ATCACATCTCCCAAAAATGTAGCAACCGCCAACAGTGTACAGCAGCTGATTGCCAAAAATACCACAATCGTTTATTACACGAAGTTGGGAAAAATAGTAATAATGTAAATGGTAATCGAAACAACAATATACAGAGTAAAGAAATACAAGCTGCAGCTGATGGAATAGAAAATGTCACATCACCGGTAACAACTATATTGGACGATTgtgcaaaaaagaaaacattatttaaatatCTGCCAGTACAATTAAGGGGTCCTAAAGGCTCTGTAGTTATAATAGCCTTTATTGACGACGGATCGAGAATTTCTTTATTGGAAGACAGGGTTGCTAAACAAGTTGGTTTGAGTGGACCGTGCACTAATTTGTCACTAGGCTGGATTGGTGGCAAGAAATCAAACGAAATGTCAATGAGAATCGAtttagaaattggaaatcgaaatGGGCAATATTTTCAAATGAGAAATGTTCGAACgactaacaatttaaaattgccATCGCAATCTcttaattttgcaaattttaataatCGTTTCCCTGTTTTAGAAAATACCAAAGTTGATGATTATTTTGACGTCAGTCCTAAGATGTTAATTGGGCTACCCCATATTAGATTAGTGCGACCACAAAAAGTATTGGACCTTGACGAAAACTTTTCAGTGCATCAAACTCTTCTTGGCAACGTTTTGTTTGGCTCAAATGAGGACTCAGCTGATAATACGGTATGTGTAATTGATGTCAGCGATTACAACGATCTTCAGCAGCAAGTGGCAGAATATTTTTCAATGGAAGGTTTTGGAATGAAACCAGTTGTTCCCATTATATCAGAAGATGATAAACGTGCAGaagaaattcttaaaaatacaacaaaGAAAATTGGGCAACACTATGAAACAGGACTTTTGTGGCGTAAAGATGAATATGAATTCAAGGATACTTATTCTGTGGCTCTCAATCGTCTTCAAGGCATCGAGGCAAAAATGAATAAAGATGAAAAACGAacgaatttgaacaaaaatggcAAATTGAGACTAGTTTTCGACGCTGCGGCAAATATTAATGGAGAGTCTTTCAACTCAAGGCTTATGAAAGGTCCTAGTAAATACCAACCAAAACCGCTGCTTtctattttcttcaaatttcgtcaAGGCAAAATTGGTGTATGTGGAGATATACGCGAAATGTTTCACAGGATTAATATTCGACATCCAGACCAAACAGCACAGAGGTTCTTATGGCGACGTGGCGATAGTACAAAAGTTCCCGATATATATGCAATGAGTGCAATGATTTTTGGATCTGCCAGTTCACCGTGCAGTGCACAgtatatcaaaaatttgaatgCGGAGTACTATTGTGATTCATACCCTAAAGCATACAGGGCCATAGTTGACTGTCATTATGTCGATGATTTCGTtgcaagttttgacacaataggCGAGGCGTTATCTGTAACAAAAGATGTAATACGAATACATAGAGAGGCAAATTTTGAGCTTCGAGGTTTCGTATCAAATTCATTCGAAATTTTGCGATCACTTTTATCTGAAGACGATAATTGTAACaccgaatttaaaaatttttgtggtacAGAAACTACATGCGAAAAGATCTTGGGACTATTTTGGTCAACAAAAACGGactcattttatttcaatttaaaattgtcTCGACTTCCCTTAGCGGTACAAGAAGGTAAAAGAATTCCAACTAAAAGCGAAGTGCTAAGCGTGACAATGTCGATTTTTGATCCATTTGGTTTCATAGCCAATATTGTGATTCGATCAAAACTCATGATTCAAGAGTTGTGGAAATTTAATATTGATTGGAATGCGCCAATCCCAATTGAAACTTATCGCAAATGGTACGAGTGGTTCACAGAGCTACAAAATGTAAAATATGTGGAGATTCCAAGGTGTTACGACGCAAACTTCATGGATCCGGCCACATCTTGTGATCTACATGTATTCGTAGATGCCAGCGAAGTGGCATTTGCCGCCGTTTGCTACTGGCGAATCACATATAGTAGTAAAATAGAAATTCAGTTTGTTTCTGGCAAAGTGAAATGTGCTCCACTTAAACCTCTGTCTATACCCAGGCTTGAACTCCAATCAGCTGTTTTGGGAGTGCGATTGAAGGAAGCTATAATTTCCAGTCATGACATAAAGCCGAAAAATATCATATTCTGGTCCGATTCTAAAACAGTAATTAGGTGGATTCAATCTGACTGTagaatttataaacaatttgtCTCCCATCGAATTGCGGAGATATTGGAACATTCAATAGTGGAAGAGTGGAGGTGGATTCCCGGGTCACAAAATCCGGCGGATGATGCAACGAGGCCCCACTCATTTTCCGGAAAGGCATCCCGCTGGCTGAAAGGaccagattttttgaaaacaaaaccagAAAATTGGCCGACTCTCCAGGACGACGTAAAGAAGGTTGATAATGATCCAGAgataagaacaaaatttataatagcTACAACGGTGAGTGATCCTCTTTTTTACTATAGTGAAGacacaaaatattataaacttctgCGTGTAACAGCATGGTTTAACCGAGCAGTTGATatctttaaaagaaaaatgtttgcggATTTTAAGGCTACTTTAAGCTTTATGCCATATTTAACCTCCAAGGAGATAAAAATAGCTGAAACATTTTGGTGCAAGCGTGCACAAGATGAATATTTCCAAAAAGAATATGAAGCTTTGGCTGGTGGATTTAATGTTTCAAAGAAGAGTCAGATCTATAAATTATCTCCATTTTTGGGCGAGGACAATTTAATAAGAATTTCAGGACGTATTGAAAACGCTACATGTGTTGGACCATCCACTAAACAGCCAATAATTTTGCCAAAGGACCATTTAATCACTAAATTAATTGTAAAACAGTACCACGAAGATTTTTTGCATCAGAACCAAGAGTCCATCTGTGCAGCCATTAGAACGAAGTTTTGGATACCTTGCCTGAGACAACTTGTTAGAAGAGccaagaaaaattgtcaaatttgcaaaaatcgtAACGCCGTTCCAAAGCCTCCTTTAATGGGTCAATTACCGGAAGAtcgtgtcattccgtttgtaagagcGTTTTCATATACTGGCGTCGATTTTATTGGCCCATATACAGTTTCGTTGGGAAGACGTAGTGAAAAGAGATGGGTCGCCCTTTTCACTTGTTTAAGTACAAGAGCAATCCACCTCGAACTTGCAAAGGATTTATCAACAAATGCTGTCATTCTTTGTATACGAAACTTTATAAATAGACGGGGAATTCCCGTGCGTATTAGAAGCGACCGAGGTACCAATTTCATTGGGGCCAGCAAAGAAGATTTCGCGTTTGATTTCTGTAAAGTTGGTGACGAGCTTACAAAGCGAGGAATTGAATGGGTTTTTAACAGCCCGGCCGACCCCTCAGCTGGTGGGGCATGGGAGAGGATGGTGCGAGCTGTCAAAAATGTGTTGTCATTCACGCTGAAAGAGAAATCGCCTCAAGTAGAAACGTTAAGTAGTCCACTTATCGAggcagaaaatttagtaaactcTCGACCTTTAACCCATCTACCTATTGAAACTGAAGACAGCGAACCCCTCACGCCaaaccattttttgctgggctgttCTAATATTGTCCAAACACCTGCTGTAAATGAAAACGTTTGTTTGAAGAAGCAGTGGCACATATTGCAGCAGATGAAGCAAACATTTTGGAAACGTTGGGTACAGGAGTATCTTCCAGACTTAGTTAGGCGGACAAAATGGTTTCAGCCGGTACCACCAATAAAAATTggagatgttgttgttgtttgtgatGGAAATGTGGCGCGTGGTGAATGGAAACGTGGTGTAGTGGCGGAAGTTTGTACAGCGGCCGATGGTCAAGTTCGTTCGGCAGTGGTAAAAACATCGGCAGGCATGTTGCGTCGTCCcgtatatttcattttattcattCAATTTGATTGA